In Desulfofundulus kuznetsovii DSM 6115, the following are encoded in one genomic region:
- the tnpB gene encoding IS66 family insertion sequence element accessory protein TnpB (TnpB, as the term is used for proteins encoded by IS66 family insertion elements, is considered an accessory protein, since TnpC, encoded by a neighboring gene, is a DDE family transposase.) produces MLNEFSINRVYLACGATDLRKSIDGLAVLVKEGFELDPFSSCLFVFCNRQRDKIKILHWDHNGFWLYYRRLEKGKFPWPERSTSSTIAISRRELRWLLDGLSIEQPKAHPEVKARTVI; encoded by the coding sequence ATGCTAAATGAATTTAGTATCAACCGGGTTTACCTCGCCTGCGGTGCCACCGATTTGCGCAAGTCCATTGACGGCCTGGCCGTGCTGGTCAAGGAAGGGTTTGAGCTGGACCCCTTCTCTTCCTGCCTTTTCGTCTTCTGTAACCGGCAGCGGGACAAAATTAAAATTCTCCACTGGGACCACAATGGGTTTTGGCTCTATTACCGCCGGCTGGAGAAAGGTAAATTCCCCTGGCCGGAAAGAAGCACTTCTTCAACTATTGCCATTAGCCGCCGGGAACTGCGCTGGCTGCTCGACGGCCTATCGATAGAACAGCCTAAAGCTCATCCCGAGGTAAAAGCACGCACTGTAATATAA
- the tnpC gene encoding IS66 family transposase — translation MNIEELQSRCLQLEEQCRWLEQQNAELTAKLNWFMEQLRLSKHRQFGVSSERTASGYQQLSLFNEAEVEAQPASPEPAVETITYQRRKQRGRREMVLDNLPVETVEYRLPEEERVCSCCGGPLHEMSTEVRQELQIIPAQVKVVKHVRYVYSCRHCERNELTTPIVTAPMPAPVFPGSMVSPSLMAYIMNQKYGEGLPLYRQEQQFAHLGVELSRQTLANWVLYGANNWLALIYDRLHEHLLERDILHADETTLQVLREPGRAAETQSYLWLYRTGRDGPPIILYDYQTTRASKHPRRFLAGFKGYLHVDGYAGYNELPDVTLVGCWAHARRKFDEALKALPEDKRNKAVAAQVGLEFCNQLFAIERDLKDATPQERYQARQVRSRPVLDAFRAWLKTQKTQVLPKSSFGQAVNYCLSQWDKLIAFLQDGRLELDNNRSERSIKPFVIGRKNWLFANTPRGARASAITYSIIETAKENGLNPFQYLSYLFEKLPNLDPKDSNALDQLLPWSNSLPHVCRANK, via the coding sequence ATGAATATAGAAGAGCTGCAAAGCCGCTGTCTACAGCTGGAAGAGCAGTGCAGATGGTTGGAACAACAGAATGCCGAGCTGACCGCTAAACTGAATTGGTTTATGGAGCAGCTTCGCTTGAGCAAACACCGGCAATTCGGTGTTTCCAGCGAACGGACCGCTTCTGGCTACCAGCAGCTTTCGCTTTTTAATGAGGCGGAAGTGGAAGCCCAGCCGGCTTCACCCGAACCGGCTGTCGAAACCATCACCTACCAGCGCCGCAAACAGCGTGGCCGCCGGGAGATGGTGCTCGATAACCTGCCGGTGGAAACGGTTGAGTACCGCCTGCCGGAAGAAGAGCGGGTCTGTTCGTGCTGCGGTGGTCCTTTACATGAAATGAGCACCGAAGTACGACAGGAACTGCAGATCATCCCGGCCCAGGTAAAAGTGGTCAAGCATGTGCGTTACGTTTATTCCTGCCGCCATTGCGAGCGCAACGAGCTAACCACCCCCATTGTTACCGCTCCCATGCCGGCTCCTGTATTTCCCGGAAGTATGGTTTCCCCCTCGCTTATGGCTTACATCATGAACCAGAAATACGGGGAAGGTCTGCCGCTGTACCGCCAGGAGCAGCAGTTTGCCCACCTGGGGGTGGAGCTGTCCCGGCAGACGCTTGCCAACTGGGTGCTGTACGGGGCGAACAACTGGTTGGCCCTGATCTACGATCGCCTGCATGAACACCTGCTTGAGCGGGATATCCTGCATGCCGATGAGACAACCCTGCAGGTCCTCCGCGAGCCGGGCCGGGCTGCTGAAACCCAATCGTACCTCTGGCTCTACCGCACCGGGCGGGACGGTCCTCCCATTATTCTCTACGACTACCAGACCACCCGGGCCAGCAAGCACCCCCGCCGGTTCCTGGCAGGTTTTAAAGGCTACTTGCACGTTGACGGTTACGCCGGCTACAACGAACTGCCGGATGTCACCCTGGTGGGCTGCTGGGCCCATGCCCGGCGCAAGTTTGATGAAGCGTTAAAGGCCCTGCCGGAAGATAAACGCAATAAAGCAGTGGCCGCCCAGGTGGGGCTGGAATTTTGTAACCAACTTTTTGCCATTGAGCGCGACTTGAAAGATGCAACGCCCCAGGAGCGTTATCAGGCCCGCCAGGTGCGCAGCCGCCCCGTGCTGGATGCTTTTCGGGCATGGCTTAAAACCCAGAAAACACAGGTACTGCCCAAAAGTTCCTTTGGTCAGGCAGTTAACTATTGCCTGAGCCAGTGGGATAAACTCATTGCCTTTTTGCAGGATGGACGCCTGGAACTGGATAACAACCGGAGTGAGCGGTCGATCAAACCCTTTGTCATTGGCCGCAAGAACTGGTTGTTTGCCAATACTCCGCGGGGTGCCCGGGCCAGCGCTATTACTTACAGCATCATAGAAACGGCAAAGGAGAATGGGTTGAATCCTTTCCAGTACCTCAGTTATCTTTTTGAAAAACTTCCCAACCTGGACCCTAAAGACAGTAACGCCCTGGATCAGTTGCTCCCCTGGTCCAATTCGCTGCCCCATGTCTGCAGGGCTAATAAATAA